The following DNA comes from Dermacentor andersoni chromosome 2, qqDerAnde1_hic_scaffold, whole genome shotgun sequence.
TGTGCTAAGGCAAGCATTTAGATGTTTTGCAACACGGCTATAGGCTGCATCCTTTTGATGCACTGTTTATATTTTCAATTTTGTTGCACTGTCATTACCTTGTCACTGTAttgcccctcctgcatgggccagcATCTTGGcctgcagtataaataaataaatgaaagcatgCCGCACGCCTAGTGGTGCAGTCCTCAAGAAGCTTTGTAGACTGGATGCAGCCTGGTGTCAGAGATAGTCTGGGACCACTGGTGTAGTGTGTTGTGTTTGGTGAAGCAGCGAAGTGAAATACTGCAGCTTCGCAAGTCACTTAAAAAGAATCCGAACAAGGTGAAACTGGTGAGCGAAATATTGCCTAAATCAACAGAACAAACTCGCAGCCTGCCTATCTAGGCATCTTTAGGCACCTTTGTTGGATGACTGGAAAATCACGCCCTGCTGGCAACTTACCTCCCTTTTCTCAGTGAACCCAGACTAGGGCTTTGCATTAAATAGTTgttctctatctctctcactctcttgaGCATCAAAGTCATTCGGAACAGTCATTACTTGCTTCGATCCATCTCCACATAAACTTCAATAAGTGTTATCACTTGTGTCTatacagaaacaaatattcaACAATTTTAATTTATGTTCAAAATTTCTAATTTTCACACACTCATATTTATACATTTCCACTTTCCTACTGCATTTATTGCATTCACATAGTATGAAATGTTTTGTGTTTCCatcatatttttttgttttagtttttttaCACTTGCACCTTCTTACTCAAGTCATGCAAATTTCAACAGTAGCTTGTCTTCACCCTTGACATGCATATGTGTGATGCATATACATCTCACATAAACATACAATTCACTCCATGGCAACCTTGTCAGCATAGCACATCATCGCTTGCACAACACATTGCTGCTTCTGCAGTGGGAAAACACCTTGCAGTCATCTGTACAACTACAACTTCTCATTGTTTGCTGCGCGTGACATTGTCACATACCTTCATGCACCAGACACACTGCACCTTCTAGTGGCAGAGCGCTGCTCAGTATGCCAGGTACCCCAAAATGGCCGACTCAGGCAAAGaattcctaggtatactttgtggcgcaaaatacatttctggaaaagggacagaagaaagggagacagtgaagcaccaaactaccaactgtttaatgacagcctgaacaaacgtatagaagaaaatacaacttccgctcatgcgcagggagccaaggtgtgacagaacaacgtggtcatgagaacatactttgtatgaagcacatttctgcggaatataatacgatagatgtatcgctgacacaatcagaccctttctttttaatataaaatgcttccaacaactcccttgcagtttgctccctacttctgccaagaatcaatacttgttcaaagcatggtctacaacgacaggctttacagtgcgcaggaagatgcgcgttctcactcttgccgatgctattagcgtgctccctcagtctgtcattaatgcaacgtcccgtttgtccgacgtatgacttgccgcaatctaggggtatttcgtagaccaccccttcaacgcagtccctgaaatgtttggcgtgctgcttctggcagcccccgGATCACACACGAGGGGCCgcgggagttgttggaagcgttttatattaaaaagaaagggtctgattgtgtcagcgatacatctatcgtattatattccgcagaaatgtgcttcatacaaCGTATGTTCtcatgaccacgttgttctgtcacaccttggctccctgcgcatgagcggaagttgtattttcttctatacgtttgttcaggctgtcattaaacagttggtagtttggcgcttcactgtctccctttcttctgtcccttttccagaaatgtattttgcgccacaaagtatacctaggaaatctaagcaccaacttgcccaagaagtccttttgCAGGCAAAGAATGTTTTGCGTTAACATATTCACAAGTTCAGTCGTCTCTTACAGTTGTCTGGCATGTTAAacaaattaagtttattcctcctGTGGTTTCCATGATTGTTGGTTTCATATGGTCATTGCTTGATAAAATCACTAAATGAGTTGTTGAATGTGTTTGTGTACATCATTAACTCGTAATAATAACATTATCACTTACGCTTCTGAACATGTTTTGACTGCATTCCTGCCAGGGTCACTTTATCCGGACAGGGCTGTGGAGTGTATCACGGCACCCAAACTACTTTGGCGAGATCCTGCTCTGGCTTGGCCTGTACCTGTCGGCCAGCTCTGTGTTTCGGCGGACTGAGTACCTATGTGTGCTGTGCCCCATAACAGACCTGCTGCTAATCACCCGTGTCACTGGGGTGCCGAGGCTCGAGCATGCTGCCTTTCGCAAGTGGGGTAATGACCCTGCCTACCATGAGTACCTGCGCTCAACTGCGGTGTTGGTGCCTTTCCTGTGGTAGCGATTTCCAAGTTCCACCATGTGACCACACTGAGATACCTTGCACAGCTTGCCTCTTCACAGCAAGACGTGTTAGAAGCCTACGAGTGAGATCTTGGTGTCTGAAGGATATCAGCATCATGAGAAGCACAGGGTGCTTACAGGAGCTACTACAATGAAGATCAACCATGTTGCCATGGCAGCCTGAATACAGAGTGCCTTGGCTCCTTTTATGTCTACACTAGGTCTTAGTGGCAGATTTAGCGATGACTCAATAGCTTGTAAGAACTAAGAATGGGCCATATACCCAGCTGGAGCAGCAGCTAATTTCTGGCACTCCtcagccagccatccatctcatATCTGAATAAATATTGAGCAGCTGGCTATTCAGTATCCCCCTTATCCCCCACAGAAACTCGTAGACATGTCCAACAGGGATAGTGTCACAGTTGCCCAGGGCACTAACATGATTGAGGCAGGATAATAAAGTGTTCTGTCTTTGCACAGCCCTGTAGAGTCCAGATCAAACAAGCAGCAAACAGTGAGTTGTCTGGTTGTCTGCACTCCCCATGTAAACTATTGAGTCGCCGTTTTAGCCATCTGGTAATCTTCACTAACCACTGAGAGCGGAGAACTGCTACTGAACGGAGCTCGTTAAGATAATCCTGCTTGACTGTGAAAAGGATCTGCAGAAAAGCCGGCAGTCTGCACAGTAATATAGCACCCTTTGACATCTGTATTATGTGTCTAGCCACAAGAGTAGCCCTGAAGTGCCTGAGTGAATTTCTACATGAAGTTAGCCTCAGCCATAGCCTAACATGAATGCACAAGCGCGAGTCTTTGTAGCTTGCAGGCTCAACAGTGAGCGCACAAGTTTGCCTGGTCACACCAGCGCACAAGGTTGCACTGGTCCTCTATGCCAAATGGCATAGAGGACCAGTGCAGTGATTATAGTACCCATTGTCAGTTGTGTTTCACTGAGACACAACAAAAAGACATGGCTAGCATCAGTGTAAAACATCCATGTGACAATGTTGACAGCCTTTAGCATCTCTTGAAATTTAACCACTATTTTTTGCACAGCTGCCTGAAAGGGACTTCTGTTAGGGCAGCACTTTACATGCTCCAAGCTGTTTGCTAGCTGGTTTGGCTTTTGTCAAGCAATCTTTGCTCTTCCTGAAGGGCCCCAGCAAACAAATGAACTTATGCATGTACAGAAACTGTATAGAAAACATAATTAAAGTTCTTCTGACACACCATCTTCGTGAAATGTCTATCCGAAAATATTTTAGAGACTGCTTTCCTGGGCCCCTGTGACGCACTAAGCATGGTGCAACACAAAATCATATTGCAACACTTACAGACGTGGCAGGGGCTTAGTCACAGCATTTGCAGATATGACAAgggccaaataataataataataataatatatctGCAAAATGAACACCCACAAAGCAATACTccaagaatggaaaaaaaaattatggggttttacgtgccaaaaccactttctgattatgaggcatgccgtagtggaggactccagaaattttgaccacctcgggttctttaacatgcagctaaatctaagtacacgggtgttttcgcatttcgcccccatcaaaatgcggctgccgtggccgggattcaatcccgcgacctcgtgcttagcagcccaacaccatagccactaagcaaccacagcaggttACTCCAAATATTAAGTTTGCATGCATGCTTGCATGCATGCTGCTCAGTATGACTCAAATAACTTTTTAAAGATGTACCTAATTGGTTTCGTATCTAGTAGGGGAAGAGAAGGAAGTATCCAACGAAGTAACCTCGCAAATTTTCCAGTAATTTGTGTGCTCACTATCAACGTGCTACTAGTAAGCTTGGTGGCCTCAAAACTGTTTTAACACCTGAATCGTTGAATGCTGTGCACAGTGGCAAACTTGGGAACAAAACAATTGTTGTGACTTGTTTTAATTTATGCCAGCAGTGCATGCCTTTGGCTTGACCCTACAAGTGGACACATTTCTTAATCTATTGGCAAATTGCAGACATCGAAGAATGCACTTGCATGAATGCTATGGACACATTAATGTGCAGTAATAAGTGGCGCCACTGGTCATACAGTGCACCTCAAAATCAACAAGATTCTTCACTCTGGACAGCAAACAGTGCTGCAAGATCTGGCACGGTATGACAAGGCCGACTATTTACAGTAGTGAATGCAACGCATCTGCCTCACCGTCTTGCCAATAGCTTAGCAGGCTATGTCACATGGCATTTACCCCTGCACCATACTGTCTCGTACAGCGTTACACTGATGCCACCATTGATTTTTACGATGAGAAGCCATCTTTGCAAAGTTACCTCGAGTGACATTTTGATGGTTGCATAGCTTCATGTAACCTCTTCACCACGTTGCTGCTCCATATTGGCCGATACACTGCTGCCATAACGGTGAATTGGTGCAGTCACACCTTGGCAGATTTGTACTTAGCAAATTACATTTATGGGAAGTTTTGTAATTGATCGGTTACTTTCTTTACTCGATATAGCTCATTGTAATTCGGTTACTTTCTTCAGTAGCCAATTAAATATAATCACTTACATTATTGATGTGACAAGCTGTAACAGGTGATTTAGCTTCGAGCTGTTGAATTTGGTGGGAACTTCAGTAAAACGCCTGTAGTTGTGCCTACATGGCAGCCTCACGGATGCGCATGTTTGGACGTAGACCCAAGCACTTATTATTTGATTCACCTTAACGTTCCACCACATGTTGGCTGACAATTTGAACTGCCACTGCTATGGCTTGATAGCAATGGCCACTGGAAATGTTCATGCCAGGAAATTGCGTACAGACAATTTTTCAGCttttaaaagacatgttttttgccgcaattgaacacttacaaaaggaagacacaaagaCAACACAGGCTTTTCATTGGCCCTACCAGGAGCGTCTTCTTCGAGCCCCTGCAGCAGTGAAACACTGCTTTTTGTAGTAGTCGGATGCAAGCATTGTGGCATCAAGTAAGCACTATCTTATGTGCAAGGTGTTCATACATTACAACACTGCCCTTGCCTCTAGAGTGCACATCGAGCAAGGTTTTAGTGTCTCCGCTGGCGTCTTCACAAGAAAATCAGTGAACATGACCAAGGAAAATTTTGAAAAGCAGTTGTTAGTGAAGGGCAGcaaagaacacactgaaagagCAAGGCCAGCTCGTTCTATTTACTCTATTTGTGCAATGTTAAAGGGCCAAAAACCACGCCTAATAATTCAACAATAATTGCATGCTCCTCTCCTGGATTTTTCAGTCCCTTCTTTATGTCTTTACAATAAAAAAGTCATGCATGTGACATCACTAAGGCAAAAGCTGTCGAATGGTCCAGATACAAGAAAAGCTAGTTCCAATCAGGTGGTCAGAGCGCCTTTGCCAGGAGTCGCACACCcgctcttcctcgtcgtctcacTTGCCTACTGTGCGCCATTAACTGATTTCACTTCGTGTAGTGTGTTGTGCAGTGCGCATGCAGTAGCAACAGCGTGTAAATGAAAAGCACTAACTCCTGATAAACAGGAGTTAAGTGTTTTCAAGAAGAGTGCCAACATGACGTTTGGCACTATGTCGTCTATGTGTTGTTTAGAGAAGTATGCGGTGAGGATCGTAAAGTGCCCCAGAGGAGGGTAGTCAAGGTGAGAAAGAAACTACTTTCTCATTCGAGACCAGAGAGctgtaggagttctctaataaAAGTTGTGAGGAAAGTAACATAaaagtaatcaattacattttagTAATTGTGTAGTTGCTTTTGTAAGACAGTAAGTCGTCaggtaatcaattacatttttcaatgaagtaattgtaattggcgactttttttctgtaatgtgcACAAGCCTGCACGTGGAACATGCGAGTCACATGATGGCACAAATAGCATCGGGGATTGGAGAACCACTATCAATCGGTTTCAGAGTGGCTCATGGGACAATATGAACAGTAAGAGCCTATGTATGCTGGGCAGGTGTTCTGGTgttgcattgcttcaatgctaatctagtgtcgacagtcatcctgagatggttggcacgtaaaaccccataatttttttttatcccgaGATGGTTTCTGCTAAAATTCTTGTGCAAAGTTTAACCTTGCAATTATGTGTGACAACTGCATGTAGCTAAACAGATGCGCGTGCACACAATTTCAGTGGTTCACCAGGTCTCGTCGACCCAATCATCTTGTTTCAGCAAATTTCCAAAGGAAAAGTTGTGCTTCAACTAGACTTTCGGAGGTAAATTTAGTGTTCCCGTGGCATGCATTCTCTAACCTCCCCTTCCCCCCATCACAAATCATAATTTGTGCCTTCTGCATGCCATCCATTACATTTGTTACAGTTAGATCTGCAGCATACTGATGCACATTACTGCACTATTATTTAAACAGTAAGCATGTCTGAGTGCATTTGCAGACTGCCCAGATAAAGTAAGTTTCATTGTGTGGCAGCACATTTAATTTAAATCTGGAACTGTCGTAGGTGATCATAATGATACATACCCTCGGCTGACTTAAGTGTCACTAAGCTTGGccacgtttattttttattttatttatttttatcaatactgcaatccccattggggattttagcagggtgggaaacaaTACATATGTAAAGAACACTATAGCATAGGCAACGAAAACAATACAAAGCAGGTCAACAGAGCTTGAAcatagcagtggcacagcaagataACAAATGTTTACTCAATACTTGAAACAAATGCCAAAAGAGATGATTTTAAAACTTGGTCATTGGTTAGACAATTTCATTCAACCACTATTCtgggaaagaaggaatacttaaaaCAATTATTACGTGTACTAAATGGGATTATTGTTCGGCTATGTCGCTGCCTAGCAGCATAACCAGATGAAAAAGTAATTATTCCCGTGAGATCTGTCTTATAATGACCGTTAATGAGTTGAAAAAGGAATTTTAGCCATGATACACGATTTCTTTGCATTAATGTGCATACACACTTCTATGGCCTTTTAACAGGCGTACTAGCAGTTGGACGATTACATTCTTGAACAGCTTCATCAGAGTGCAATATGGGGTTAGTGTGGACACCACCGCTTCCTTTTGCAAAAATTGAAGGGAAATCCAGTTTTATACCGAATGTTTCTGCGAAGACTaaattttaaaaatcacctgtggctaATACCACAATTCTAATCTTTGATATGGATTGCTTGAACAAGTTAacattatttgcacaagaaattgaaatgcataatcgaataattaacaaaattagTTTAAACTATTTACCTTACGGCaaattgcaatttagaaattgtaGCCAGGTAGTTTGCAAGATGGATCCAATTAGAACTAAGTCTtgagatgacaccagttttgcaATATTGCTTCCCAAACATTGTGAAGAAATACATTGTCGGTCGAGTCACTttggtgcttcaatgcataaaatggcaTTTTGTTAAACTCAGTGGAATAGCAGTGGATTTTTACAGAAAGTTTGATTGCACATATCTCAAAGATGATGTCGTCCACAGAATTGTTTTCAAGTTCATATGCCTTTgtctcaccagctacaattcgtaaactgcagTATGTGCTgcaagtaattagttaaaaacttaattagtgatttgtCAATTAGTCCattgtgcatttcaatttttcacGCAAGTAATGTTCgtctcttcaagtagaccagctcaaggagtagaattgtgctacctatCACAGGCAATTTTTAGAAATTATTTGGTCTGTGTAAGTAGTGTTTTACTGGGGTGATGCAAGGTGCTTCTACAGGTAAGCAGCTATCTCACCATCTCCACGGCTAGGGGCACCAACAGTGAGTATCACGTTTCTGTTCACACAGCTCAGCAATGATTGAAGTAGCATGATGACCTGTCATGGTTCTGCCAAGCTATATGCAGAATGCACTTCTTCCGAGCTTCAAGCACGCTATATATATTCATGAAGCTCAATACCCAAGACTCTTTAACTTGTTCAATAGCAAGGACAGCTAAAAGTCACTATTTCTGGTCTTTCACATAAACACAACAGTTTAGCAAGTGTTACAATTATCATTAACCTGCGGCAGTGATCTCAAAGAACTAGTTCTTGTTGGCAAAAGCTTTAACTCCCACTCTTTGGCCAATCCCCTGTTGTGGGCATGTGCCATAGTATTTTGCAAACTCTACTATTGATGATCTTCCAAAGTTACGACGCATCTAAGTCAGTCAAGGCGCGGTGTATCCCGCATGGGGATAATGTTAAAAACATACCAGATGAAGTAGGTAAATGCACAGGCACAGAGTAGTAACTATTCTAAGTAACTCAACCAGCCAAATATGAACATCAAAGTGCCACTTCAGCTTCTGCTCATAATCATCCGATTATCAGGGAGGATGTTACATCATTGCAAGTAAATCTAAATGCTATTTCTAAACCCAGATGGTAGTCTGAATGCATTTTTGTAGTGCTACACAGAAGAGATCTCTATTTCTGATTGCACTGTACAGCCTTTCAATAAGTTCATGTACTATACTTGATTACTGGTGAAAAGCATGTAGTGCCAGTGCATAAAAAATGTAATCATTTATTGGTATCAAATTATCCGGTCTTCATTATGACTAGTTGTTGGAAGCTGTTAGTCACACTGTAGGAAGCAGTGCTCCTTATCTGTAAAAGTACTATTCTAACCATGACATACTGTCACATGTCAACATGAATTCAGAAAAGGCATGTAAATTGTTATGTAAAGTCTTGTTTGTGTGCTGAACATAATTATTCTCCTTTTGGATATATCTGGCCAAGTTAATATATTAGACCTCTGTAAGGCATTCGACAAGGTACCATGTAGTAAATTGATGTATAAACATGAATAGGATTGCCAATGACTTATTAGGTAAATTACAGCTTACCTAAGagaattaattaaattctgaggtcttgcatgccaaaaccacgatattaaatgtggccgccgtagccgggattcgatcctatTCCCttgggcttagtagcgcaactcCGTAGCCACAATGCCACCATGGCAGGTTACCCAAGAGAGAGAAGTTCATTGAAAATGGTGGTCACTCATCAAATGTACTTTAGGAGTAACTTCTGGAGTCCCCCAAGGAAGTGTTCTGGGGcctactttatttcttttttatgtttataATTTGTAATTCCAGATGGGGTGACCATAAGGTAATTTGTGGATGACCACACTGTATAGAGAAATTGTCAATGGAGGACCATAAGGACATACGGACTCAAGCTATTTCTGCTTGGTGCAACCTCCAAGGCACAAAATTAAATGCAGAAGAGATAGTACCTTAAGCATGTAGCAAGCAAACCATCCACCAGCATATTCTACTATTCATTTGGCGGCATTACAGTTTGCAAAGTACCTTGGCATTTCGCTCACCATTAAACTAAATTGGTCAACAAATCTCACTGGCTTGTACGTAAGCTATTGTTTATAAACAAACTTGAAGAATGCACTAGGCATGCTAAATTCTTAGCATGCACCGCCTATGCAAGGTCTAACCTAGAATGCCAAGAGTGTGTGGTGCCAGCCTTTATTAAAGAAGGAGTTGAAGCAATTGGGGCACATCAACCATTAGACAGAGAGGTTCATATCCGGCAAGTATAAAAAGCAAAATTCACCATCCGTTATTATGAAAGCTAATGGTATGCTACAATTAGAAACTATTTCAAAAACGAGTAATTGGACATCCCTTTACATGAGCATGTCGGGGAAAATTCAATCAGTCTAACCACACACAACCAATCACAACGATGAACATTCACTTCCTAGGATTGGAAATCAGCTCCTGCCACCATTGTTGCATGCTGTAGTAATTAAACAATCCTTCTCATGCTCTTAAAATTGTTTGTTGGTTGCAACTTTTGTATCGATATTGTACATGCTTCGTTTTTATGTGTGCATACTGATTTTGTTATGTCATATACTCTGTCTCTTactctcctgcttgggccaaaCTAGTGGCTCACTTTATTTTGAAACAAAACTTTCAGGCTATGCCTCGTCACTGGTTAGACATTTCTTGTCGGCACTTGAGAATTTACTGCCAAAAGCTACAAGTGCATTTGGCCTCCTTTAGCCAATAACACAAACATCTGCGTGACACAATTCATTAAGATATGCATGACAGTGCACTATCACCAGACAAGTGCCTACTTCTGCAACAAGCGAGCCAAAACGCCAACACCATGGGCAACATTCTGTTTATTGCACTTGCTAAGTCACGTCTGTTGGGGCTGTGGTAAGCAGGTAAAGGAACTGGCCAGGGACGAAGAATGTGGAAGGCACCTACTGTTCTGTCGGCAATCTTTGTTCCTTCTTCCGAGTCCCATAGAAAAAACATTCAATGTAACGACACCTAAAACCGTACACACATACACAGTGCTGTGTTCTGCTGCCTCCTTGGGCACTGACTGTCCTGTAGCAGTCTGGTAGCTCCTTCTTCCGGTTAAAAAAGCACTCGCTGCCTCCATGGGGTGATCTGCAAAAAGAATATTTTACTTTAGCCTGCGCCAATCAAAGGATGCTCAAGCTGATGTCCTGACCAACAACTTAACTAAATAGGCGATGCGTCACAACTGGCATGCAGCTTAGTGCACAGAGACATATGCCACAAGGTATGGAAGAGTGTCTAAACGAACAATTTGGCCTATGAAATTACAATAGCAGCTATCACATATGGCAAAGCACTTCAGCATTCAGGTGTAAGAGTTTACAAATTTGTACTGCTATGTCCAAGCCTTCGCGACAACTAGTTGATGCCTGAAAAAGCGGATCCTTCTTCCGAGGTCGGTTTTAACTCGATGGTGGCATTAACATAGGTGCACACTATTCACTCATCTTTAACAGCAATGGTGTGGTAATGTATATATAAAGTTGAAACGCCATTAATTTTGTCAGACAATTCCAAGCATTTCTTACACGGCATGTGGGCTCGCCACTAAGGTTCACATTGAGGATACACTGGTTGAGGACATGTAAACTTGAGCAAGTAGAAAGGAATTTCCAGACCATGGCCTGCAGCCGCTAAACAAAGGACGCCTCACTTTTAGACCGGCCTTTGGTGGCGCGTGATCTGTGTTGTCTAACGCTGTACTTCCTCGGCCCCTTTCATGGTTTGTTTCACCTTTCTCGGCACTAAACATCCCCTTTGGATTCGCTTTTACCATTTAGAAATGGATATGCATCTCCGATTGTGCTCGATCCGCTGACCCCCAATTCGCAGTCCAGAATCTTAACCCATTCGCAGCCCTGACAAGACCAGCACTTGGCCGAGTCAGGCGGCGTTGATGAAAGACCGGCAAGGCATGAGAACATGCGCCACAACAGAGAATGCAATCACATGAAACAATCACAGGCTTAAGGCTATCAGACGGCAAGTAGGCGTCGTCACCCACCGTGCACGCAAGAAGGGCGGCGGACTTCCGGCCAGGCTTAGCTCACCTGTCTGTGCTAAAGCAAGGCGCAGCATCGGTAGCTGTATTTCTCCTTGGGCGGCAGCACGTTCATCTCGCGCACGATTTCGGCGAACATCTCGTTGACGTTGCAGCGGTTCTTGGCCGACGCTTCCATGCAGGGGCAGCCCCACAGCTGCGCGAGCGCCTCCATCTCGGCGCGCGTCACCTCGCGCTGGTGCTCGAGGTCGCACTTGTTGCCCACGAGCAGCACGGGCACGCGCTCGGCGTTCTTGACGCGCAGTATCTGCTCCTTCATATTCTTAATGTCCTGGAACGTGTGGTGGCTCGTGATGGAGTAGACGACCACGAATCCCTGGCCGTTCTTGATGTACAGGTCGCGCATTGAGGCGAACTGCTCGGTGCCCGCCGTGTCGAGTATCTCGAGCACGCACGGCGCCTGGTCAACCTCAATCTCCTTGCGATAGAAGTCCTCGATGGTCGGATCATACTTCTCGGTGAACACGCCCTGCACGAACTGTACCGTTAGGGCGCTCTTACCCACGCCGCCGCTGCCCAGCACCACGACTTTGAACTCACGCATCACGCATCGCCTGTCTGCAGGCGCAGCGGGCGCTAGGCCTACGACCACCACTTGCCCCACTCTCCTCGGGCGCTACAAACGTTTCTATCTACCGCCCGCTGCTACTAGGCATGATGCCTGCGGATAGCGTGGCCCGTGTCACCTGAACGACGTTGACAGGACGCACGGATGCGCTGGCCGCTGGGCGGCACACTGACTCATAATCACTAAGGCCCGAGAGGGCTTAGTCCCTCTAATCACCGCCCTCTTCGTAAAAGTGTCTTGCAGCAGGGAAGCAGAAACCACCGCAGAACAACCAACAACTTGGCCCGTGCTCGCCGCTGTCGTCACTTCCGCGTGTCCTTCTACACCGCTAGGGGGTGCCGAGGAACGCACCGAGACGCGCGCCTTCCCAGCGTCTCTTGCGGCGTTAACAGGAAAAAAGCGCGGGATTGATTTGCATGCTCGCCGTCACTTTAAGCGCCTTAAGGTTGGAATTTCTTATGACATCATGACAACGTGTTTATTCCTGTGGGGTACGGCAGCGCAGCGCAGCGACATGATTGAAAACTTCATTTCGACAGGTGTTTACATGAGTGTTTAGGTTGGCTGTTGGTTTAGGCGCTACGAGTCGCagttttcttgatttctttatttctctctggATGGGCGCAGAAAGATAGGAACCATTCATGGAAGCGCGCCAGACTTTCGTGCGAGCGAAAGCGCACTCGTGCCGTGCACTCTCTTCCTCAATCTCTTCTTTCTAAAAACAAAGACGGGGGCAGACGACGCTATGTCCTGCGCATTCGTTCTCTCTCGCCCAAAGAACGCGTGTCAGCGCCGTGTCGAGGAACAATCGCGACCCGTGAAGGATTTTGACACACTTGCGGCGTTTCTGCGAGCGCCATTGTTTTGAAAGCATGAACTGGGTCGGCCCAGCTCACACGCGCAAACGTGATGCGGTAACGGCGCAGGTCCCCGAAGGGTAACCTTTGCAAGTCCCATAAATGGCGACCGGTTC
Coding sequences within:
- the Rap2l gene encoding ras-related protein Rap-2c, with the protein product MREFKVVVLGSGGVGKSALTVQFVQGVFTEKYDPTIEDFYRKEIEVDQAPCVLEILDTAGTEQFASMRDLYIKNGQGFVVVYSITSHHTFQDIKNMKEQILRVKNAERVPVLLVGNKCDLEHQREVTRAEMEALAQLWGCPCMEASAKNRCNVNEMFAEIVREMNVLPPKEKYSYRCCALL